The following coding sequences lie in one Lysobacter capsici genomic window:
- a CDS encoding VOC family protein: protein MLHHISLGVRDLQAAGAFYDATLGALGYRRVFDGEASIGYGLVDGQDMLLLNLCADAATPGAGFHLAFAAPSRASVDAFHHNGLEAGGRDNGAPGLRPDYGDGYYAAFLVDPDGHRVEAVINRSVV from the coding sequence ATGCTTCACCACATCTCTCTCGGCGTCCGCGATCTGCAAGCGGCCGGCGCGTTCTACGACGCCACCCTGGGCGCCTTGGGTTACCGCCGGGTGTTCGACGGCGAAGCGTCGATCGGCTACGGCCTCGTGGACGGCCAAGACATGCTGCTGTTGAATCTTTGCGCCGACGCGGCCACCCCCGGAGCCGGTTTCCATCTCGCATTCGCCGCGCCGTCGCGCGCGAGCGTCGATGCGTTTCACCACAACGGCCTGGAAGCCGGCGGCCGCGATAACGGCGCGCCGGGGCTTCGTCCCGATTATGGAGATGGCTACTACGCGGCCTTCCTCGTCGATCCGGACGGCCACCGCGTCGAAGCCGTGATCAATCGCAGCGTGGTTTAA
- a CDS encoding helix-turn-helix domain-containing protein produces MTQTEVDARSIFAQRLKAARDDAGLTQKELGMTIGLPQETAAVRINRYEKAVHDADLATARRIAEALGVPLAFLYAETDTMAEAILTLGLLSKPEQRKAVADLKARLTQSVAARDKT; encoded by the coding sequence ATGACTCAGACCGAAGTAGATGCCCGCTCCATCTTTGCGCAGCGGCTGAAAGCAGCCAGGGATGATGCAGGGCTCACCCAAAAGGAACTGGGCATGACCATAGGTCTACCGCAAGAAACCGCGGCCGTGCGGATCAACCGCTACGAGAAGGCGGTCCATGACGCCGATCTGGCGACCGCGCGCCGCATCGCCGAGGCCTTGGGCGTCCCGCTCGCCTTCCTCTACGCCGAAACCGACACCATGGCCGAGGCCATCCTGACCTTGGGCCTGCTGTCCAAACCCGAGCAGCGCAAGGCCGTGGCCGACCTCAAGGCCCGCCTCACCCAGTCGGTCGCCGCGCGCGACAAGACTTAG
- a CDS encoding phytanoyl-CoA dioxygenase family protein, with amino-acid sequence MKSDQAEFFAAQGYLRLDAFHPKSRMAAIRRNVLDEMKRLSARTDVTKSLRQLPFFQQIGKLSALVNVPGLHDALATPELIEFISRLGGQALTPSQGTQLLLSPPNQGDWTLKGLNWHVDVTSDPLCRLAGIQAFFLIDDVAPRGGATLALAGSHRVDTSGLGSVSALRRLLKTSDNLERNLRGSGVSIVEMSGRAGDICLMDMRLLHTPSINASKQLRMMATCRCFVGA; translated from the coding sequence ATGAAATCGGATCAAGCCGAATTTTTCGCCGCGCAAGGTTACTTGCGGTTGGATGCCTTCCATCCGAAGAGTCGGATGGCGGCGATCAGGCGGAACGTGCTTGATGAGATGAAGCGGTTGTCGGCGAGGACCGACGTGACGAAGTCGTTGCGGCAACTTCCGTTCTTTCAGCAGATCGGCAAGCTCTCCGCGCTCGTGAATGTCCCAGGGCTGCACGACGCGCTTGCCACGCCGGAGCTCATCGAATTCATATCCCGATTGGGCGGTCAGGCATTGACGCCCAGTCAAGGCACCCAACTGCTGCTGTCGCCGCCTAATCAGGGCGACTGGACTTTGAAAGGTTTGAATTGGCATGTGGACGTAACGTCCGACCCGCTGTGTCGGCTTGCCGGCATTCAAGCGTTCTTCCTGATCGACGATGTGGCGCCGCGCGGCGGCGCGACGCTCGCGTTGGCGGGTTCGCATCGGGTCGATACGTCGGGGCTGGGTTCCGTCTCCGCGTTGCGCAGGCTGTTGAAGACATCCGACAATCTCGAGCGCAATCTTCGCGGATCGGGTGTCTCTATCGTCGAAATGTCAGGCCGCGCGGGTGACATTTGTCTGATGGACATGCGGCTTTTGCATACGCCGTCGATCAACGCGAGCAAACAGCTGCGAATGATGGCGACGTGCCGTTGTTTTGTCGGCGCTTGA
- a CDS encoding XVIPCD domain-containing protein — MTTKEKEFLETNAQFQEMPVRINEWILKSPNATQDFADFFGKGGQIITQPDLPKPFYRPSTPPAIVVDETNWSAMKEYPTNAWPQRHLFGMLAHEVGHDRDNTTRPFKQGGSVDEYVQYRSEIEAKAIFNAFPIFNDLKNEDEFKKEAPFESIGYLHGMELAKLHRQWNAGELTDSQVVSSIAAKVADTRYTLGGTLTDQDGNGVLTHRDVYMRDYERVLRPEGEVPPTPNESQSRDRGSDGSHGQGQQDASRAGPEQALWLHTREKTAGAFAQHGITPSDHALDCIAGCLAAQAKRDGLDRIDHVVLSRHAGGEVGRNVIAVQGRLDDPAQTLSHVETQRAASVPLSDSLRALEVISASQDQSMTPVPPTPDRPITR; from the coding sequence ATGACCACGAAGGAAAAGGAATTCCTTGAGACGAACGCGCAGTTCCAAGAGATGCCGGTGCGCATCAATGAGTGGATACTTAAGTCACCGAATGCCACGCAGGATTTCGCCGACTTCTTCGGCAAGGGCGGCCAGATTATTACCCAGCCGGACTTGCCAAAACCCTTCTACCGCCCGAGCACACCGCCCGCCATCGTGGTCGACGAGACCAACTGGTCTGCGATGAAGGAGTACCCCACTAATGCTTGGCCGCAGCGTCATCTGTTCGGAATGCTCGCCCACGAGGTGGGACACGATAGAGACAATACGACCCGGCCCTTCAAGCAAGGCGGCTCGGTGGATGAGTACGTTCAGTACCGCAGTGAGATAGAAGCGAAAGCCATCTTCAACGCATTCCCGATCTTCAACGACCTAAAGAACGAAGACGAGTTCAAGAAAGAAGCCCCATTCGAATCCATCGGATATCTGCATGGCATGGAGTTAGCCAAGCTCCATCGGCAATGGAACGCGGGGGAGCTCACCGACAGCCAGGTCGTTTCATCTATCGCAGCCAAGGTCGCCGACACACGTTACACGCTCGGCGGAACCTTGACCGACCAAGACGGGAACGGCGTACTGACCCATCGCGACGTGTACATGCGCGATTACGAGCGTGTGTTGCGACCCGAGGGCGAAGTGCCGCCGACGCCGAATGAATCGCAATCGCGCGATCGTGGAAGCGACGGGAGCCATGGCCAAGGCCAGCAGGATGCCAGTCGCGCCGGTCCCGAGCAGGCGCTTTGGCTGCACACGCGCGAAAAGACTGCGGGCGCATTTGCTCAGCACGGCATAACACCGTCGGACCACGCGCTGGACTGCATTGCAGGTTGCCTCGCCGCACAGGCGAAGCGCGACGGGCTGGACCGGATCGACCATGTGGTGCTGAGCCGGCATGCCGGCGGCGAGGTTGGCCGAAACGTCATCGCCGTCCAAGGCCGGCTGGATGATCCCGCGCAGACGCTGTCGCATGTCGAGACGCAGCGCGCTGCGTCGGTTCCGCTGAGCGATTCGCTGCGCGCGCTGGAAGTCATCAGCGCTTCCCAGGATCAGTCAATGACTCCTGTCCCGCCCACGCCGGATCGGCCGATCACCCGCTGA
- a CDS encoding VOC family protein: MVNKNALSKNTICLWYDGAALDAATFYAKTFPDSAVGAVHHAPGDYPDGKQGDVLTVEFTVMGIPCLGLNGGPMFKHTEAFSFQVATDDQAETDRLWNAIVGNGGKESECGWCKDKWGLSWQITPRVLTDAFTNPDPKVAKRAFDAMMKMQKIDIATIEAAVRG; this comes from the coding sequence ATGGTCAACAAGAACGCGCTCAGCAAGAACACGATTTGTCTGTGGTACGACGGCGCCGCGCTGGACGCGGCGACGTTCTACGCGAAGACGTTTCCGGACAGCGCGGTCGGCGCGGTGCATCACGCGCCCGGCGATTATCCCGACGGCAAGCAAGGCGACGTGCTGACGGTCGAGTTCACGGTGATGGGCATTCCGTGTCTGGGCTTGAACGGTGGGCCCATGTTCAAGCACACCGAGGCGTTCTCGTTCCAGGTCGCAACCGACGATCAGGCCGAGACCGATCGCTTGTGGAATGCGATCGTCGGCAACGGCGGCAAGGAAAGCGAATGCGGCTGGTGCAAGGACAAGTGGGGGCTGTCGTGGCAGATCACGCCGCGCGTGCTGACCGATGCGTTTACGAATCCCGATCCGAAGGTGGCCAAGCGTGCGTTCGACGCGATGATGAAGATGCAGAAGATCGATATCGCCACGATCGAGGCCGCCGTGCGCGGTTGA
- a CDS encoding agmatine deiminase family protein, giving the protein MHTSKLPRAGWRPLVASVLCALALNTVAPGAAHAQTGYMPDETARHEGTWLQWPHAYTYGRAYRDRLDPTWVAMTRALVASENVHIIVYDANEQARVRTLLNAAGIALTKVSFLIRPTDDVWVRDNGPIFVYDRNDRLTITDWGFNGWGLDAPYRKDDTVPAAVAGRIGLPRVDVNDVVLEGGAIEVDGRGVLMATRSSTREPNRNAELSEAELEAVLSEQLGVSKFIWLDGAPGGKDDITDMHIDGFARFGTPDTLVTMSRADLRQWGLSSSDIERLYRASDIDGAAYRIVQLPLTARDVVTAYGYELGYRGSYVNYYVGNTVVLMPEYKDPNDAVAKSILQGLYPGRSVIGIDVRNLYRNGGMVHCVTQQQPAAL; this is encoded by the coding sequence ATGCACACCTCCAAGCTTCCCCGCGCCGGCTGGCGTCCGCTGGTCGCCAGCGTCCTATGCGCCCTCGCCCTGAACACCGTCGCCCCCGGCGCGGCCCACGCCCAGACTGGTTACATGCCCGACGAAACCGCGCGCCACGAAGGCACCTGGCTGCAATGGCCGCACGCTTACACCTACGGCCGCGCCTATCGCGACCGGCTCGATCCGACCTGGGTGGCGATGACCCGCGCGCTGGTCGCCAGCGAAAACGTCCACATCATCGTCTACGACGCCAACGAGCAGGCCCGCGTGCGCACTCTGCTCAACGCCGCCGGCATCGCGCTGACCAAGGTGAGCTTCCTGATCCGCCCGACCGACGACGTGTGGGTGCGCGACAACGGCCCGATCTTCGTCTACGACCGCAACGACCGGCTCACGATCACCGACTGGGGCTTCAACGGCTGGGGCCTCGATGCGCCCTACCGCAAGGACGACACCGTGCCCGCCGCTGTCGCCGGCCGCATCGGCTTGCCGCGCGTGGACGTGAACGACGTGGTGCTCGAAGGCGGTGCGATCGAAGTCGACGGACGCGGCGTGCTGATGGCCACGCGCAGCTCCACGCGCGAACCGAACCGCAACGCCGAGCTCAGCGAAGCCGAACTCGAAGCGGTGCTGTCCGAGCAGCTGGGCGTGTCCAAGTTCATCTGGCTCGACGGCGCGCCCGGCGGCAAGGACGACATCACCGACATGCACATCGACGGCTTCGCCCGTTTCGGCACGCCGGACACCTTGGTCACGATGAGCCGCGCCGATCTGCGCCAATGGGGCCTGTCATCGTCCGATATCGAGCGCCTGTACCGCGCAAGCGACATCGACGGCGCCGCCTACCGCATCGTGCAGTTGCCGCTGACCGCGCGCGACGTCGTCACCGCCTACGGCTACGAACTGGGCTACCGCGGCTCGTACGTGAACTACTACGTCGGCAACACCGTCGTGCTGATGCCCGAGTACAAGGACCCCAACGACGCCGTCGCCAAATCGATCCTGCAAGGCCTGTATCCGGGCCGCAGCGTGATCGGCATCGACGTGCGCAACCTGTACCGCAACGGCGGCATGGTGCATTGCGTGACCCAGCAGCAGCCTGCGGCGCTTTGA
- a CDS encoding sensor histidine kinase: protein MTRRREQVLRRLHLRLTAVWTAAWLLCVIVLCGVAIATHARLAQLDLASSARLRATAVYGLTWFDADGRFHDEVLRKEPDVIDSGSDIWVIGKGPPPKVLLRPERPRFDLAEPFALAEAVIAGGRDIASEGHDRRGRAYLLQAKPTYDDRDRPIAAILVLADPGARDATHAAFVRWTLAIAAGLAAFGILVGHVLSRRSLRPAIASFEQHERFIAAAAHELRTPVARLQALCESAHDGREPPTQVLAKVERVTTQTAGLVEQLLLLARLDAADSPVHKEPVRLDLLIEAILPDDRPIAFHADESVVNVDLRLVQTAVRNLIDNALLHAANDAGDASISVTVSGRKVIVEDRGPGFPGALLQRIGEPFVTGPASRGSGLGLSIVQHIAQLHGGELRLENRTGGGARVELLL from the coding sequence ATGACGCGACGGCGTGAGCAGGTCCTGCGACGGCTGCACCTGCGCCTGACCGCGGTGTGGACGGCGGCGTGGCTGCTGTGCGTGATCGTGCTGTGCGGCGTCGCCATCGCCACGCATGCGCGGCTGGCCCAGCTCGACCTCGCCTCCAGCGCGCGGCTGCGCGCGACGGCGGTGTACGGATTGACGTGGTTCGACGCCGACGGCCGCTTTCACGACGAAGTGCTGCGCAAGGAGCCCGACGTGATCGACAGCGGCAGCGATATCTGGGTGATCGGCAAAGGCCCGCCGCCGAAGGTGTTGCTGCGCCCGGAGCGGCCGCGCTTCGATCTCGCCGAACCGTTCGCGCTGGCCGAGGCCGTGATCGCCGGCGGCCGCGATATCGCCAGCGAAGGCCACGACCGCCGCGGCCGCGCTTACCTGCTGCAAGCCAAGCCGACCTACGACGACCGCGACCGACCCATCGCCGCAATCCTGGTATTGGCCGACCCCGGCGCGCGCGATGCCACCCACGCCGCCTTCGTTCGCTGGACCTTGGCGATCGCCGCCGGCCTGGCCGCGTTCGGCATCCTCGTCGGCCACGTGCTGTCGCGTCGCTCGCTGCGGCCGGCGATCGCTTCGTTCGAACAACACGAACGCTTCATCGCCGCGGCGGCGCACGAACTGCGAACGCCGGTCGCGCGCTTGCAGGCGCTGTGCGAATCGGCGCACGACGGTCGCGAGCCGCCGACGCAGGTGCTGGCGAAAGTCGAACGGGTCACGACCCAGACCGCCGGCCTGGTCGAACAGTTGCTGCTGTTGGCGCGATTGGACGCGGCCGATTCGCCGGTCCACAAGGAACCCGTACGCCTGGATCTGCTGATCGAGGCGATCCTGCCCGACGATCGGCCGATCGCCTTCCACGCCGACGAGTCGGTGGTGAACGTGGACCTGCGCCTGGTGCAAACCGCCGTGCGCAACCTGATCGACAACGCCTTGCTGCACGCGGCGAACGATGCAGGCGATGCATCGATCAGCGTAACGGTGAGCGGTCGCAAGGTGATCGTCGAAGATCGCGGCCCCGGATTCCCCGGGGCGCTGCTGCAACGCATCGGCGAGCCGTTCGTGACCGGCCCGGCCAGCCGCGGCAGCGGCCTGGGCCTGTCGATCGTCCAGCACATCGCGCAACTGCACGGCGGCGAGCTGCGCCTGGAAAACCGCACCGGCGGCGGTGCGCGGGTGGAACTGCTGTTGTGA
- a CDS encoding FAD-dependent monooxygenase has translation MIYDVVIAGAGPVGLFLACELRLAGVSVLVLEQAEDPDSPLKRLPFGMRGLSAPTLEAFYRRGLLDDIAPAQRAHDDASDGGAAAAKTAQKPRRQFGHFAGIAFDSTNIDSTKWSYRLPSPADTPTGADMERIETVLASRAIAMGAEIRRGLRVEELDTSDDEVSVRAGSETFRARWLVGCDGGRSVVRKAGGFEFVGTDPEFTGYSVRVEIADPDKLQLGRHYTPTGMYFQAQPGTIAMAAFDGGAYHRTQPITLEHVQAVLRYISGTDVTLTSLLLATTWTDRTQQATTYRNGRVLLAGDAAHIHSPLGGQGLNLGLGDAMNLGWKLAATLRGDAPADLLDSYERERHPIGAQVLDWSRAQVALMRPSPSSRALEAIVHDLIGTRDGATYFAGRVWGVGLRYDLGGDHPLVGRSTPDFDLADGSKAGERLRLGKALLLDFDADASLAARARRWSDRITHVASDAKDRLGLSAVLVRPDGVVAWASDSAGDHEGVAQAATRWFGEPAH, from the coding sequence TTGATCTACGACGTAGTAATCGCCGGCGCCGGACCGGTCGGCCTGTTTCTCGCCTGCGAACTGCGCTTGGCGGGTGTCTCGGTACTGGTGCTGGAGCAGGCCGAGGATCCGGACTCGCCGCTGAAGCGCCTTCCGTTCGGCATGCGCGGCCTGTCCGCGCCCACCCTGGAAGCCTTCTACCGCCGCGGCCTGCTCGACGACATCGCGCCCGCGCAGCGCGCGCACGACGACGCGAGCGACGGCGGCGCAGCAGCGGCGAAGACCGCGCAGAAGCCGCGCCGCCAATTCGGCCATTTCGCCGGCATCGCGTTCGACTCGACCAATATCGACAGCACGAAGTGGTCGTATCGCCTGCCCAGCCCCGCCGATACGCCGACCGGCGCCGACATGGAACGCATCGAAACCGTGCTGGCCTCGCGCGCGATCGCGATGGGCGCCGAAATCAGGCGCGGCCTGCGCGTGGAAGAACTCGACACATCGGATGACGAAGTAAGCGTTCGCGCCGGCAGCGAAACCTTCCGCGCGCGCTGGCTGGTCGGTTGCGATGGCGGCCGCAGCGTCGTGCGCAAAGCCGGCGGCTTCGAATTCGTCGGCACCGATCCCGAGTTCACCGGTTATTCGGTTCGGGTCGAGATCGCCGACCCCGACAAGTTACAACTGGGCCGCCACTACACGCCGACCGGCATGTACTTCCAGGCCCAGCCCGGGACCATCGCGATGGCCGCGTTCGACGGCGGTGCGTATCACCGCACCCAGCCGATCACGCTCGAGCATGTGCAGGCGGTGCTGCGGTATATCTCCGGCACCGACGTGACCTTGACCTCGCTGCTGCTCGCCACGACCTGGACCGATCGCACCCAACAAGCCACGACCTACCGCAACGGACGCGTGCTGCTGGCCGGCGATGCCGCGCACATTCACTCGCCCTTGGGCGGGCAAGGGCTCAACCTCGGCCTGGGCGATGCGATGAACCTGGGATGGAAGCTCGCCGCCACCCTTCGCGGCGACGCGCCGGCCGATCTGCTCGACAGCTACGAGCGCGAACGTCATCCGATCGGCGCGCAAGTGCTCGATTGGTCGCGCGCCCAGGTCGCATTGATGCGACCCAGCCCGAGTTCGCGCGCGCTCGAAGCCATCGTCCACGACCTCATCGGCACGCGCGACGGCGCCACCTATTTCGCCGGACGCGTCTGGGGCGTCGGCCTGCGCTACGACCTCGGCGGCGATCACCCGCTGGTGGGCCGCAGCACGCCCGACTTCGATCTGGCCGACGGCAGCAAAGCCGGCGAGCGGCTGCGCCTGGGCAAGGCTCTGTTGCTGGACTTCGACGCAGACGCGTCGCTCGCGGCGCGTGCACGCCGCTGGAGCGATCGCATCACCCATGTCGCCAGCGACGCCAAGGACCGATTGGGTCTCAGCGCCGTGCTGGTGCGGCCGGACGGCGTGGTCGCCTGGGCGAGCGACAGCGCCGGCGATCACGAAGGCGTGGCGCAGGCCGCGACCCGATGGTTCGGCGAACCCGCGCATTGA
- a CDS encoding response regulator, which yields MRLLVLEDQTDLREAVAGRLRAHGHAVDEVADLATAESFVRSYAYDAFVLDRALPDGDALASLRQWRQRGIATPALFLTARDAVEDRIDGFAGGADDYLIKPFSMDELIARITAIGRRGGAIRPSVLRVADLEVDLGRREVRRGGVALPLRPKEFALLQLLAERAGQVVARGDIIAGCWGEGQEPASNADEVLIAALRRKLGSPPLLYTVRGAGYRLDGRDDATA from the coding sequence ATGCGCCTGCTCGTACTCGAAGACCAGACCGATTTGCGCGAGGCCGTCGCCGGACGGCTGCGCGCGCACGGGCATGCGGTGGACGAAGTCGCCGATCTGGCGACCGCCGAATCCTTCGTGCGGTCGTATGCCTACGATGCCTTCGTGCTCGATCGCGCCCTGCCCGATGGCGATGCGCTCGCCTCGCTGCGGCAATGGCGCCAGCGCGGCATCGCCACGCCGGCGCTGTTCCTGACCGCGCGCGATGCGGTCGAGGACCGCATCGACGGCTTCGCCGGTGGCGCCGACGATTATCTGATCAAGCCGTTCTCGATGGACGAACTGATCGCGCGCATCACCGCGATCGGGCGACGCGGCGGCGCGATCCGGCCCAGCGTGTTGCGCGTGGCCGATCTGGAAGTCGACCTGGGCCGTCGCGAAGTCCGTCGCGGCGGAGTCGCGCTGCCGCTGCGTCCGAAGGAGTTCGCCTTGTTGCAGTTATTGGCCGAACGCGCCGGGCAAGTCGTCGCGCGCGGCGACATCATCGCCGGTTGCTGGGGCGAAGGTCAGGAACCGGCGTCGAACGCCGACGAGGTGTTGATCGCCGCGCTGCGCCGCAAACTCGGCAGCCCGCCGTTGCTGTACACGGTGCGCGGCGCGGGTTATCGGCTGGACGGACGCGATGACGCGACGGCGTGA